One Oryza glaberrima chromosome 11, OglaRS2, whole genome shotgun sequence genomic region harbors:
- the LOC127754417 gene encoding sugar transporter ERD6-like 16, translated as MGVSSGASESLLPRAGGDGSLAMVIASTGVAVLGSFVFGVSIGYSAPTQSKIREDLQLSLSEYSVFGSIITIGAMIGAVASGHLADISGRKGAMRTSALVCIVGWLAIFFAQGAVSLDFGRFCTGFGVGVFSYVVPVFIAEIAPKALRGGLTTLNQLLVCTGLSVTYIVGTMVTWRMLVIAGFVPSIILIVGLSFIPESPRWLAKVGRQKEFEIALQRLRGKDADVSIEAAEIKEFIETIENLPKAGVQDLFNRAYIRPVIVGVGLMVFQQFVGINGILFYASETFVSAGFASGDLGTILMGCIQAPITAVGALLMDRSGRRPLLLISTSGLLIGSLMSAVSFYLKIHGLFLEQVPIIALAGILVYIASYSIGMGAVPWVIMSEIFPINIKGIGGSFVTLVNWSGSWAVSFAFNFFMSWSSSGTFFLFALVCAVAILFIVKIVPETKGKTLEEIQASMNSST; from the exons ATGGGAGTGTCCAGTGGTGCAAGCGAGTCCCTCCTTCCCcgggccggcggcgatggatcgCTGGCCATGGTCATCGCCAGCACCGGCGTTGCCGTGCTCGGCTCCTTCGTCTTCGGCGTCTCG ATTGGTTACTCAGCACCAACTCAGTCCAAGATCAGGGAGGATCTTCAGCTCTCGCTCTCCGAG TATTCGGTTTTCGGATCAATAATAACAATTGGGGCAATGATAGGAGCAGTTGCAAGTGGGCACCTTGCTGACATTTCTGGAAGAAAAGGG GCAATGAGGACTTCTGCTCTTGTTTGCATTGTCGGATGGCTTGCAATCTTCTTTGCACAA GGTGCTGTTTCACTTGATTTTGGGAGATTCTGTACCGGATTTGGAGTAGGAGTATTTTCATATGTG GTACCGGTTTTCATAGCAGAAATAGCTCCGAAAGCTCTTCGTGGGGGGCTTACAACACTGAACCAA TTGCTGGTGTGCACTGGGTTATCTGTTACTTATATTGTCGGTACTATGGTGACATGGCGCATGTTGGTCATAGCAG GATTTGTACCGTCCATAATTCTTATAGTTGGTCTTTCCTTCATTCCTGAATCCCCTCGGTGGCTG GCAAAGGTTGGACGGCAAAAGGAGTTTGAAATAGCGCTCCAACGCCTCCGTGGTAAAGATGCGGATGTGTCCATTGAAGCTGCAGAAATCAAG GAGTTCATTGAGACCATTGAAAACCTTCCAAAGGCTGGAGTTCAGGATCTTTTCAACAGAGCCTACATCCGTCCTGTCATTGTTGGTGTTGGCCTGATGGTGTTCCAGCAGTTTGTAGGAATTAATGGAATCTTGTTCTATGCCAGTGAAACTTTTGTATCAGCCG GGTTTGCTTCAGGAGACCTAGGAACAATCTTGATGGGGTGTATCCAG GCGCCAATCACAGCTGTTGGAGCATTACTGATGGACAGAAGTGGTAGAAGGCCACTGCTGTTG ATTTCAACATCAGGACTCCTAATTGGCTCTCTCATGTCAGCAGTATCCTTCTACCTGAAG ATTCATGGGCTTTTCTTGGAGCAAGTACCAATCATCGCACTCGCTGGCATATTG GTGTACATTGCTAGCTATTCAATAGGAATGGGGGCAGTCCCTTGGGTCATAATGTCAGAG ATATTTCccataaatataaaaggaaTCGGTGGAAGCTTTGTGACTCTGGTGAACTGGTCCGGTTCATGGGCAGTTTCTTTTGCCTTCAACTTCTTCATGAGCTGGAGTTCTTCAG